Below is a window of Chloroflexota bacterium DNA.
TCAATGAGCGATCTCTCAGGACGCGCGGCCGTGGTCACCGGCGCAGGCACGGGAATCGGCGTCGGAATTGCCCGGCGTCTCGCCGAGCACGGGGCACGGGTCGTCGTTTCGGCGTCGGGCAGCATCGAGGGCGCCGAGCGCCTGGCGGCCGAGCTTCGCAGTCAGGGCGCCGACGTGCGCGCGGTGCAGTCGGACTTTCGACAGGCGGCGAACGCCGCGCACGTCGTCGAGCACGCCTTGGACGCCTTCGGCCAGGTCGACATCCTGGTGAACAACGCCGGCCGCACCATGGTCAAGGACTTTGCCGACTGCGACGAGCAGGACTGGGACGACCTGTTCAACGTCAACATCAAGTCCATGTTCGTGACCTGCCAGGCCGCGCTCCCGGGCATGCTCGAGCGCGGCTTCGGCCGCATCATCAACATCAGCTCGGTGCACTCGCAGGTGCACGCGCCCGGATATGTCATCTACTCGGCCACCAAGGGCGCCATCAACGAATTCACCCGCAACCTGGCCATCGACATCAGGCGCGACAACATCACGGCGAACGTCATCGCCCCAGGGGCCATCCACGTCGAGCGGTACGAGCGGGAAAACGTGGACGAGTCGAACATGATTCGCGGCATCCCGTCGGCGTCCGTGGGTACACCCGCCGACATCGCCGGGGCGGCGGCATTTCTGGCATCCGAGGATGCCCGCTATGTGAACGGCGCGGTGCTGTTCGTCGACGGCGGCCTGACGGCGCGCATGAGCATCGAGTAATACCGACGCGTCCGGTAGAAAACGGTACATCTCGGGCGGCGACTGTCGCGTAGCATTGGGTAGCTCCTAAAGGCTCACCCGAAGCGAGGCCCCGACGACGCCAGACACCGGCTACACACGCGATGGCTCTACGGCCAGTATCGGTGTATCGGGTTTGGCGTTTAAGCATGCGGTCAACACCGCATTCGCCCGGTCGCGGACGCCCGCGCATTTGCATCCATGAGCCTCCGGATCGTCGTTCCGCGTGAGTTGCGCCCACGCGAGGCGCGGGTGGCGCTCGTGCCCGATGCGGTCGCCCAGCTTGTAGACGAGGGGTTTTCCGTCGCGATCGAGCACCGCGCCGGAGTCCGATCTTTCGCCGACGACGACGCCTATGCGGCCAGCGGGGCTGCGGTCATTGCCGATCGAGCCGCGCTGCTGCGCGAGGCCGATGTCGTGCTCAGCGTCCGTGGACTGGGCGGGGACGACGACCAGTCGTTCGCACGCGATCTGGCGAGCGCCCCCAGCGGCGCGGCGGTCGTCGGCCTGCTCGATCCCTACGACCACGAGGACCGAATCCGGTCGCTGGCCGATCACGGCGTCCTGGCGTTCGCGCTCGAGCGCATGCCGCGCATCACCCGAGCGCAGAGCATGGACGTCCTCAGCTCGATGTCGACCATCACCGGCTATCAGGCGGCTCTGCTGGCCGCGCGGGCCTCGCCCCGCATGTTTCCCCTGCTGATGACCGCCGCCGGGACGCTGGCCGCGGCCCGCGTGCTGGTCCTAGGGGCGGGTGTGGCCGGCTTGCAGGCCATTGCGACCGCCCGGCGCCTCGGCGCCGTGGTTCAGGCCTATGACGTGCGCCCCGACGTTCGCGAGCAAGTCGAGAGCCTCGGCGCCACGTTCGTCTCGTTCGGTGGCGAGCACACTGGCGCCACCGCCGGTGGCTACGCCATCGAGCAATCCGAGGCCTTCTATGCCCGTGAGCGGGAAATGCTGGCCGATGCGCTGCGTGAGGTGGACGTTGCCATCACCACGGCGCTGGTGCTCGGACGACGCGCCCCGACGCTTATCACCGCCGCCGCCGTGGCCGGCATGCGCCCGGGATCGGTCATCGTCGACCTGGCCGCGGAGCGCGGGGGCAACTGCGAGCTGAGCGAGCCGGGTGAATCCGTGGTGCGCCACGGCGTGTCGATTGCCGCGCCGCTCGACCTGGCGTCGACCGCGCCGGTGCACGCGAGCCAGATGTACGCCCGCAACATATCGACGTTTCTGCGTCACATTGCATCTCCGGACGGGCTAGCGCTCGATGATCAGGACGAGATCTTTCGCGAGACCCTGGTGACCCCAACTGCTCTCGTTCCTCAGGAGGCGCCCGTCGACGCGGCTCCGGTAGCGGGAAGCTAGATGGAAGTCTTCATCCTTGCCCTCACGGTGTTCCTGCTCGCCGCGTTCATCGGGTTTGAAGTCATCACCAAGGTCCCGCCGACGCTCCACACGCCGCTCATGTCCGGCGCCAACGCGATTTCGGGAATCTCCATCGTCGGAGCGATCATCGCCGCCGGCGCGCAACAGACTACGCTGGCCGCCGCCCTGGGCGTGGCGGCGCTAATCCTGGCCACCGTGAACGTGGTGGGCGGATTCCTGGTCACGCACCGCATGCTCTCGATGTTCCGGTCGCGGAAGAAGTAGGGCGTGCCTGAAGGCGTCGTCAACGGCGCGTATCTGGTTGCCGCGACCCTCTTCATTCTCGGACTGCGCGGGCTGGCGTCCGTTCGCGGCGCGCGTCGGGGGAACGCCCTCAGCTCCCTGGGCATGCTCGTGGCCATCGTCGTGACCCTGCTCGACCACAAGATCATCGGATTCGAGCTTGTCGCGATTGGATTGGGCGTCGGCGCGGCGCTGGGCGCCGTCCTCGCCGTGCGGGTGCACATGACCGCCATGCCGCAGTTGGTGGCGGCGTTCAACGGATTCGGCGGCGGAGCGTCGGCGCTCGTCGCGGGCAGCGCCATCGCCTCCGGCACGGTGATGACGGCGGCGACGGAGTTGCAAGCCGTGGCGGCGGGCGCGATCAGCGGTCTCGTCGGTGCGCTGACCTTCGCCGGCAGCGCGGTGGCCTGGGGCAAGCTGCAGGAGGTCTTGCGCTGGCAGCCGGGTAACACGTCCCTCCACCACGGCATCAACGGGGCGCTGGCCGCGGGGACGCTTGCTCTCGTTGCCCTGGTCATGTTCGACGTCTCGATGCAATGGCCGTTTTGGGCGCTCGTGGCCGCCGCCGCAATATTGGGCGTGCGGCTCACCCTGCCGATCGGCGGCGCCGACATGCCGGTGGTGATCGCGCTGCTCAACTCGGCCTCCGGCCTGGCCGCCGCGGCCACCGGATTCGTCCTGAGCAACAACGTGCTGATCATCGGCGGCGCCCTGGTGGGCGCGTCGGGATTCATCCTCACCACGCTCATGAGCCGCGCCATGAACCGCTCGGTGCTCAGCGTGTTGTTCGGAACGCTCGGCCCCTCCGAAGGGGGTCCGGGTGACGAGATCTACGAGGGGCGGATCAAGCGGACGAGCCCCGAGGAGACCGCCCTGCTCCTAAGCGACGCTCGCAGCGTCATGTTCGTGCCCGGCTACGGCATGGCCGTGGCCCAGGCGCAACATGCCGTGCGGGACCTCTCGGCGGAGCTCGAGCGACGCGGCGTTGAGGTGAAGTTCGCCATCCACCCCGTCGCCGGCCGCATGCCGGGCCACATGAACGTGCTGCTTGCCGAAGCCGACGTGCCCTACGAGCAGCTCTTCGACCTGGAGCAACTGGCCGGGACTTTTGCGCAGACGGACGTGGCGCTGGTGATCGGCGCCAACGACGTCGTCAATCCGCTGGCCCGTGAAGATCCCACAAGCCCCATCTATGGCATGCCCATTCTCGATGTCGACAAGGCCCGCACCGTGGTCGTGATCAAGCGCAGCCTGAGTCCCGGCTTCGCGGGGATTCCGAACTCGCTGTTCGCCGCGCCCAACACGGCCATGCTCTTCGGCGACGGTGAGGACGCGGTGCGGGAGCTGATCGGCGAGCTGAAAGCGACCGGCTAGCGAAACCTACCCCGGCGCGGCCGCAACGCCCCACAGGCGCGCGGTGCCGTCGAAAGCGGCGCTGGCCACCAGGTCGCCGGCCGCGCTGAGCTGAACGCTCACGATCGGGGCGCCGTGCCCTTCGTGGACGTGCAGCGGCTCACCCGACGCCGTGTCCCACCAGCGCAGCGTGCCGCTGCGATGCCCGGAAACCAGCAACGCGGCAATGGGGCTGAACGCCACGGCCAACGTGCCGGACTCCGGGCTCTCGAGGCGCCGGATCGACGCGCCTTCCACGCCGTCCCACAGGATGACGGCGCCATCGTCGAGCGCTCCGGCGATCGGCCCGCCATTGTCGTGGATCGCGACCGCCCGCACGGGCACGCCATCGGACGGCAACTGGACCGGCGTCAGATTGGGGATGTCCCAGAGGTAGACGAGGCCATCGATGTCGGAGCTGACCAGCCGATCCCCTGTAGGGCCGAATTGCAGCTGATCCACCAGCGTTGCATGCGCGGACAGCGAGGTCACCAGGCTCCATGTGGCGGTGTGCCAAATCCGGACGATGCCGTCGCTCCAGCCGGTTGCCAGCAGGCCGCCGTCCGGGCTGAACGCGACGGCGCCGATGGTTGCCTGTGGCAGCGCCTCCGGCGCAAAGCTGTCGACCGCGGCGACGCTCGACGTGTCCCACATGCGAAGCGGCGGACCGTCCGCCGAGCCGCCGCTGACGAGCCGCGACCCGTCAGGACTGAAGGCCAGCGCGTGCGCCAATCCAGTGTGGTAGTCAATGGACCCGGCGGTGGACCCGCTCGGAAGCCCCACCAGCGCAATGATTCCCACGGGATGCGATGCCGCCAGGAGCGTTGCGTCGCCTCGCAACGCAATGCGGGTGGCGTCGCCATATGCGCCGAGTCGATGCCGCAGCAGCCCGTCAGGCAGGCTCCACAGCGCAACGGCCAAATGCCTCACCGCGCACGCCAAGAACGCGCCGTCGGCGGTGACCGCCAGCGAACCCCGACTCACGGCGCCGGCCCGGTCCTGCAGATCCAGGAGCACCGCGCTGGTCACCGCGTCCCACACGAGGACTCGCTCCGTGACGTCCGCGGCCGCGATCCACCTTCCATCCGGACCAAAGACCACGTCGTCCGCATCGAATCGGAGTCCGCTCAATGTGGTTTGGCGCGTCTGGCTCGCCAGGTCCCAAATGCCTACGGATCCGCCGGCCTCGGCAGCGGCCAGGAGTGTGCCGGCCGAATTGAACGCCAGCGCGCGAATCGGCCGTGTGGCGTCGCCGAAGGACGCCTCCGCCGTACCTTGCCGCACGTCCCAAATCGCGATGTTTCCATCGTCGCCGCCGGCGGCCAGCAACGGCCGCGCGGGATGGAAAGCCACGGCACGCGCGGCCGCCACCTCCGGCGCCAACTGCTGGACGGCAGCGCCATCGCTTCCTCGCCACACGCCGACCGACCCCGCGGCCTCGGTGGCGGCGACCAGGGCGCCGGCGGCGTCGATGGCCAAACTGGTGACCTCGGAGTCGAGCCGAGACGACCAGCGACGCATGCCGGTGGCGGCGTCCCAGGCGCTAAGCGTGCCGTCGGCGTGACCGCTGATCAGGACCCCGCCGCGGGCGACCAGCGCCGTGACCGCGGAACCGGTCGCAGCGTCGGCGCCGGTCGACCAGCGCCGAATCTCGCGGCCCGACTGGCTGTCGAAGACGCTGATCAGGCCAATGCTGGAGCCAACGGCAATCTCTCGTTCCGGCAGCGCCGCCACCGCCTGGGCCTTCCCCAATCCGACGCGGTGAAGTTGGGCCAGACGGGCCAGGTTGTCCGCACGTATCGGTTCGCGGACGCCGGGAAGAGCCCGACTGCCACGATCGAGCGGGAACCGCCCACCGGCATCCGCCACCCTCACTCCGGCTGGAGCCGGCGTCGGTGTCGCCGTCGTCGGCTCCGGCGTCGCTTGCGGGGCAGCAGTGGGCGAGACGGTCGGCGTCGCGGTCGGCTCGGCCGGGATCTCCGGGACCACCTCGCGGATGATGGTTCGCGTAACGGGAACCTCACGCACGACGTCGCGTGTCACGACGCGATCCACCGTGACCACCTTGACCACTTCCTGCGGCAGCAGGCGCTCCACCTGCACCAGCGGCTGCCGACGGGTAGCCAGCACGCCTATCGCCGCGGCCCCGGCGGCGGCAACGGCTCCACCCAGAGCCGTCGTGGAGACCGCGAGGAGCAGCTGACGGCGCGAAACGGCGCCTCCGGACGCCTCCCGCTGCCGACGCGGTCCGGCGCGAAACCGGTCGCTTGCGGGCGCCGGCGCCGCCGCGGCAAGCGCACGCTCCGTGGCCTGAATGTCCTCAATCCGCGCGCGCACCTCGTCGGCCGTCGGGGGCCGGGCGTCGGGATCCTTGGCCAGCAGGTGGAGCATCAGCTCCTCGACAACCGGCGGCACGTCGTCGCGATGCGACGCCAGTGGCGGCACGGACGCCCGCCGATGCAGGTCAAGCACCGCCAGTGGGGTGTCGGCGCGAAACGGCGGTACGCCGGTCAGCAGCTCGAACAACACGGTTCCCAGCGAGTACAGGTCGGCCTGGGCGGTGGCGCGGCGTCCGGCTGCGCGCTCGGGCGCGATGTAGGCCGTCGCGCCCGACGGGTCGAGCTCATGCTGCGGGGCCGTGCCGGCGTCGAGGATCTTGATCTGGCCGTGTTCGAGCTTGACGTTGTCCGGGGTCAGATTGCGGTGGGACAGCCCCTGCCCATGCATCGCCGCCAGGCCAGCCGCAATCGACTTCGTGATTTCGAGCGCTTCGGTCACATTGACCGGGCCGCGAGCTTCCAGGTATTGCCGCAGCGTCAGACCGCCGGCCAGCTCCATGACGACGCACCAGCGACCGTCGACGTCTTCGGCGCGGTGGACCTGCGCCACACAGGGATGCTCGATGCGCCGGGCACGCTCGGCCTCGCGCAACAGTTGCGCCATCAGCTCCCGACGCTGCGCCAGATGTTCGTGGACGACGAGCACCGCCACGTCGCCGCTGCCATCGGAACGGGCGGCGCGGAACACCGTGCCGCGTGGGCCGGCGCCAATGCTCACGCCGCGCTCGAGGCCCTCGAGCGGCGGCCAGGCGTCAATCACGCCAGTGCCAGGCGCGTTGGTATTGGGGAGTCACAAGTTCCGATTGTAAAGGCGGCTTCACCAGCCGCCACGAAATCGCGCGCGCTAGGAGAGCCGTCGGTACTGCGTAATGGCCACGGTCGAGAACAGCACCACCAGGCCGACGGTCCAGGCGGCGGCCTGCCACAGCGACGGCATGATCTCGCCGCCCTGCGACAGTCCTCGCAACAAGTCCACCGTCACCGTGATCGGATTGACGCTCGCGAAGGCTTCCAACCACCCCGGCATCGTGTGCACCGGCACGAACATCGAGCTCATGAACGTGAGCGGAAAGATCCACACAAACCCCGCCACCTGGGCTGTTTCGGTTTCGCGCACCGTCACGCCGATTGCCGCCGAGATCCACGAGAACGCCTGCCCGAAGATCACGAGGACGATTGGAACGGCGATGATCGCCGCCGCGTTCGCATTGAAGCGAAAGCCGATCGCATAGCCCACGCCGATCATCAGCAGCACCACGAAGACGTTGCGCACGGTATCGGCGAGGATGCGCCCCGCCATCACCGCGGACCGCGCCATGGGCAGCGAGCGATAGCGATCGACCATGCCGGACGACAGGTCCTCGGCCAGCCCCACCCCCGTCTGCACCGCGCCGAACACCACCGTCTGCACCAGGATTCCCGGCAGCAGAAAGTCGATGTAGTTGGCTGGCCCAACGTCAATGGCGCCGCCGAAGACATAGGTGAACAGCAGCACGAACATGACGGGATTGATGGTGGAAAACACCAGCAGCTCGGGCGACCGCACATAGCGAATGAGATTGCGCCGGGCCATGGCCAGCGTGTCGGCCAGAGCCCATCGCGCCTCGATGCGCAGCGCCGTCAGGGTGTCATGCACGGAACCGGCGTCCGTTCACGACGCGAGCGCTAATCTGCATGATCCCCACCGGCGGTATGGCCCGTCAGGGCGAGGAACACGTCGTCGAGTGAAGGCCGGCGAACTCCGATGTCGGAAATCCCCACGCCGGCCGCGTCCAGATCGCGGATGATGGCGGCCAGCATCGCTGCCCCACCCGCGACGGGCATGGTGACGGTGACGCCATCGTCGTCGATCCGCGCATCCCCGCTGCCGTGTCCCGCGATGACGCCGAGCGCGGTGTTGGCTTGCGCCGCGTCGGTGACAACGACGCTCAGGACGTCGCCGTGCGTGCTTTGCTTGAGTTCCTGGGCGGTCCCTTCGGCGATCACGCGGCCCACGTCCACGAGCGTGATTCGATCCGCCAGCTCATCCGCCTCTTCCAGATACTGCGTGGTCAGCAGCACGGTCGTGCCGTCCGACACGAGTTGCCGGATTACCGCCCAGAGCTCACGGCGAGCACGGGGATCGAGACCGGTGGTCGGCTCGTCGAGCAGCAGCACCTCCGGATCGGCTACCAAGCTCGCCGCCAGGTCGAGCCGGCGCCGCATGCCGCCGGAGTAAGTCTTGGAGCGGCGGTCGGCCGCTTCCGTCAAATCGAAGCGTTCAAGCAACTCCGCGGCGCGCCGCGCGGCGGTCGAGCGATCCAGGTGGTAAAGGCGTCCGACAAGCTCCAGGTTCTCACGGCCTGTCAGATATTCGTCGACCGCGGCGCTCTGGCCCGCCAGCCCAATCCTTGACCGCAGGTGCATAGCCTCCCGTGCAACGTCGAAACCAGCCACCCAGGCGCGTCCGCTGTCCGGCGGCAGCAGCGTGGTGAGAATGCGCACCAGCGTGGTCTTGCCGGCGCCGTTGGGCCCCAGCAGGCCATGAATGGTCCCCGCCGCGACGTCGAGGCTCACGTCGTCGAGGGCCTGGACCTTGCCGTAAGCCTTCGACATATTGCGCACCACGATGGCGTTGGGCCGTGCTCCGGCCTCCTCTTGACGCTGCGGCGCTTCGCGCACTTGGGCCAAGGCCCACCCTCCTAGATAGGGGCGCGCGCGGCGTCAGAGGCCGCGCGGGCATTCCCCATCTAGGTATAGCCGGGCGGCGGCCCGGCGCCAAGCGCTGTTTGCGCCGCGCCGACTATCCGTCCGTGACGCGGAAGTTGACCTGATGCCAGCCCTCGGCGCCGTTCGGCGCTGGGTTCTTGGGCCCCTTCGCCTGCAGCTCGCCGTCGGAGTCCGTCGCGCGCACCCGGATGAAGTGCGAGCCCGGCGTGAACTCGAACTCGCTCACCCACTGCACCCAGGTGTGCTTGCTGATCGGCGAGGAGAGCTTCGCTTCCTTCCACTCACCGTCGCCGTCAATCTGCACTTCGACCTTGCTAATGCCGCGGTTCTGCGCCCACGCAACGCCCGCAACCGCCTGCAGGCCCGGCGCGGTGTCGAACGAGAACGGCTTCGGCACGTCGATGCGGGATTGCGTCTTGATCGGGCCTTCCTTCGACCAGCCTCGCGGGATCCAGTAGCCGTCGAAGCCTTCCCAGGTGGTGAGCTCGATCTCCTGCAACCACTTGGTCGCGGAGACGTAGCCATAGAGACCCGAGACGACCAGGCGCGCCGGGAAGCCGTGCTTGAACGGCAGCGGCTCGCCGTTCATGCCGACGGCGACCAGAACCGGACGTCCGTCGAACGCCACCTCGCGCGGAAAGCCGGCCGAGAATCCGTCCACCGACCGGCCGACAATCTGGGTAGCCTCGTCCTTGATGCCGGCGCGATCGAGCACGTCGGCCAGCGGTATGCCCTGCCACTTGGCGTTGCCGATCAGACGGCCCCCAACCTCGTTGGACACGCAGCAGAGCGTGACGTAGTCCTCGTCGGTGGCCAGATCGAGCAGCTCGCGGTAGGTGAGGGAGTAGGGGCTGTCCACCAAGCCGGTGATCTTGAGCTCCCAATCCTCGACATCGACGCGCGGAATCGAGAACGCGGTGTCGATGCGGTAGAAATCTCGATTTGGCGTGACGAGCGGTGAGATGCCTCGCACGTCCAACATCGTCTCCGTCGGCAGCGATCCGGTGGCCGCCTCGACCTCGATCGGCGTGGGCGTGCCGGTAGCAGCGACGGTCGCTTCGGGCGGCGGCGCCTCGGTCGCGGCCGCCGTCGCCACGGGAGCCGGGGTTGTCAGCGGGGCCTGGGTGTCAGTCGGTGCGGCCGTCGCCACCGGCGCCGGTGTTGGCGCGGGCGTCTCGCTTGCGGTAGCCGTTGGCGCCGGCGTCGAAGCTGCCGCAGCTCGGCTGCGCACGGGCCGCAGGACGATGTCCTCGCGGCTCGCCACGGCGACCTTGGCGCCCTCGATCAGGTTGCGCCCGAGAACTCCGGTAACTACCGCGGCCAGCGCAACAACCGCGCCGCTGCCAAGAAAGACCCGGCGCTGTCGCTGGAACTGAAGGTCCGCTGCCTGGTCACCAGCCGTTGCCGCAACCGGGTTCGCGCGGGTGAACCACAAGAGCGCCACGATGGCCAGCCCCGCCGAGACTGCCGCCATGGCCACCCCGTGCGCCGGCGTTGACTGTGCGTCGAACCCATTGGCGAATCCGGCGAGCAATCCAAACGCCGCGAAGCCCGCCACGGCGATCGGTCGGGACCGGAGGGCAATGACCCCAAGAATGAATCCAAAGATTCCACTGAGCACGACCAGGAAGATGACCAACGCCAGCTTGTCGCTGGTGCCGAACACGCTGATGGCGAACTCCTCCATCGCGCGCGGGCTCAGGTCCACAATCCGGCCGCTCATTGATACGAGGAGCGACGGCAAGCCGCCGAAGATCCCGGCGTAGAGTTCGCTCACGCCCACGGCCAGCAACGCGGCCAGCAGCCCCGCCAGGCCGCCGCGTCCCCAGTAGCTCAACATGCGGGAGAACCTCCCGCCGCTCTCGTCAGCCATTCCTATCTCCTATGCAACAAGCTCTCTCGACCATTGATACGTGTACGGAGCCGGGACGGTTGCCGAATCTGCAAAAGACTTGCGTAGTCCCGGTAGAAGTGACCATCGGCGTCATCCTCGCCCTGCGGCCGCACCGGCGCGACCATGCCCCATTCTATGGCGCGCAAGGCTGGATTTAGCGAGCGCCGGTGCCGTTTCTCACGGTAGTCGCCGCGTGTCTCACCCCGCGCGTTAGCAGGCGGCGGCAGCGGCAGACGCCGGCAGACCGGTCGGCGCGCGCGTTGACACCGGCAGGCGTGTTTGGCACGGTCGCAACCCGCGGCCAGACAAAGATCGGGGACTCCTGTGTGGACGGCTGAAATCAACTACGCGGCCATGATCGTGGCGGCCCTTGTGCCGATCGCGGTGGGCTTCAACTGGTATTCGGTGCGGGTGTTTGGCGGTGCGTGGATGCGCCTGATCGGCAAGACCCAGGAGCAGATCGAGGCCGAGGGGAACATGGTGCGAGCGTTGGTGGTGAGCAACGTCGGCGCCCTGGTCACCTCCTACCTGCTCGCGCAGATCGTGGCATTCACCGGCGCGCAAGGCTTCGGCGAGGGCTTCGTGATCGGCATCTGGGGCGCGATCGGCCTGGTGGCCACGGCCTTTGCCTCGTCCTACGTCTATGAGAACCGGCCCCGGAATCTCTACCTGATCAACGTGGGATATCACGTGGTGACGCTGCCGATCATGGCCGGCATCCTGAGCGTTTGGAGCTAGGCGCAGGACGGCGCCCTCGCCCTCTCCGATTTGCGGACAATAGCTCGGACTTGTAGGGGCGTCCCTTGTGGGCGCCCGCTCGGCCGGTGCACCGGGCAGCCACGAGGGCTGCCTCTACAGTGGTTGACGGCCTTGGGCATAGATTCTGTAGGGGGCGTCCCTTGTGGGCGCCCGCCCGGCCGGTGCACCGGGCAGCCACGAGGACTGCCTCTACAGTGGTTCAAGGCCTTGGGCATAGATTCTGTAGGGGCGTCCCGTGTGGGCGCCCGCTCGGCCGGTGCACCGGGCAGCCACGGGGCTGCCTCTACAGTGGTTGACGGCCTTGGGCATAGATTCTGTAGGGGCGTCCCTTGTGGGCGCCCGTTCGGCCGGCGAACCGGGCAGGCACAAGAGCTGCCCTTACAGCGAATGAAGGGTCTGCAGTGACCCCATCAGGACAGCGAGAATGGGCGCGAAGGTGCCAGCCACCGATGCCGGCGATGCCTCATCCAAGCCAAACAGCGCCGAGATGGCCGGTGCCTGCATGAGCACCGACCGCGACGCCGCGCGCGTTCTTGTCACCGGCGGCGGCGGGCAGCTGGCGAGCTATCTGGCCCAGCAGCTCCCCGCTCGATCTACGGTCGCGCTGACGCGCGCCGAGCTCGACGTCACCGACGCCACGGCGGTTGAGCGGGCGTTCGCGGAACATGCGCCGGCGGTCGTCATCAACACCGCCGCGTTCAACCACGTGGACATGGCCGAGACGGAGTTCGGTCGCGCGTTCGACGTCAACGCCCAAGGCCCATTGAACCTGGCTCGGGCCTGCGCGGCGGCCAACGCCACGCTGGTCCACGTGAGCACCGACTACGTCTTCGGCGGCCAGTCGGCGCGAGAGCCGCTCTCGGAGGACGCCCTGCCGGCGCCCCTGAGCGTTTACGGCGCGTCCAAGCTGGCCGGTGAGCACCTGGTTCGCGGCACGGGCGTCCGGCACTTGATCGTGCGCACCTGCGGGCTCTATGGCTCACGCGGCTCTGCGGTCAAGGGCAGCAACTTTGTTCGCACAATGCTGCGGCTGGCGCGGGAAGGCCGCGACCTCCGCGTCGTCAACGATCAGCACTGCACGCCGTCGTATGCGCGGGACGTGGCGGTGGCGATCGTCGATCTGATCGAGGCCGACGCCCGCGGCACTTTCCACGTGGTCAACGACGGCGCGTGCGCCTGGTTCGAGTTCGCGCGGGAGATCTTCGCCGCCGCCGGCCTTCAACCGTCACTCACGGCGGTGCCGACGGCCGAATATCCAACGCCGGCGCGGCGCCCCCCGTACTCCGTGCTGGACACCGAGCGCATGGTCGCCGCGCGCGGGCGTCCGCTGCGGGACTGGCGCGCCGCCGTCCGCGCCTACCTGGCTGAGCT
It encodes the following:
- a CDS encoding NAD(P) transhydrogenase subunit alpha — translated: MEVFILALTVFLLAAFIGFEVITKVPPTLHTPLMSGANAISGISIVGAIIAAGAQQTTLAAALGVAALILATVNVVGGFLVTHRMLSMFRSRKK
- a CDS encoding protein kinase, which produces MIDAWPPLEGLERGVSIGAGPRGTVFRAARSDGSGDVAVLVVHEHLAQRRELMAQLLREAERARRIEHPCVAQVHRAEDVDGRWCVVMELAGGLTLRQYLEARGPVNVTEALEITKSIAAGLAAMHGQGLSHRNLTPDNVKLEHGQIKILDAGTAPQHELDPSGATAYIAPERAAGRRATAQADLYSLGTVLFELLTGVPPFRADTPLAVLDLHRRASVPPLASHRDDVPPVVEELMLHLLAKDPDARPPTADEVRARIEDIQATERALAAAAPAPASDRFRAGPRRQREASGGAVSRRQLLLAVSTTALGGAVAAAGAAAIGVLATRRQPLVQVERLLPQEVVKVVTVDRVVTRDVVREVPVTRTIIREVVPEIPAEPTATPTVSPTAAPQATPEPTTATPTPAPAGVRVADAGGRFPLDRGSRALPGVREPIRADNLARLAQLHRVGLGKAQAVAALPEREIAVGSSIGLISVFDSQSGREIRRWSTGADAATGSAVTALVARGGVLISGHADGTLSAWDAATGMRRWSSRLDSEVTSLAIDAAGALVAATEAAGSVGVWRGSDGAAVQQLAPEVAAARAVAFHPARPLLAAGGDDGNIAIWDVRQGTAEASFGDATRPIRALAFNSAGTLLAAAEAGGSVGIWDLASQTRQTTLSGLRFDADDVVFGPDGRWIAAADVTERVLVWDAVTSAVLLDLQDRAGAVSRGSLAVTADGAFLACAVRHLAVALWSLPDGLLRHRLGAYGDATRIALRGDATLLAASHPVGIIALVGLPSGSTAGSIDYHTGLAHALAFSPDGSRLVSGGSADGPPLRMWDTSSVAAVDSFAPEALPQATIGAVAFSPDGGLLATGWSDGIVRIWHTATWSLVTSLSAHATLVDQLQFGPTGDRLVSSDIDGLVYLWDIPNLTPVQLPSDGVPVRAVAIHDNGGPIAGALDDGAVILWDGVEGASIRRLESPESGTLAVAFSPIAALLVSGHRSGTLRWWDTASGEPLHVHEGHGAPIVSVQLSAAGDLVASAAFDGTARLWGVAAAPG
- a CDS encoding NAD(P)(+) transhydrogenase (Re/Si-specific) subunit beta, giving the protein MPEGVVNGAYLVAATLFILGLRGLASVRGARRGNALSSLGMLVAIVVTLLDHKIIGFELVAIGLGVGAALGAVLAVRVHMTAMPQLVAAFNGFGGGASALVAGSAIASGTVMTAATELQAVAAGAISGLVGALTFAGSAVAWGKLQEVLRWQPGNTSLHHGINGALAAGTLALVALVMFDVSMQWPFWALVAAAAILGVRLTLPIGGADMPVVIALLNSASGLAAAATGFVLSNNVLIIGGALVGASGFILTTLMSRAMNRSVLSVLFGTLGPSEGGPGDEIYEGRIKRTSPEETALLLSDARSVMFVPGYGMAVAQAQHAVRDLSAELERRGVEVKFAIHPVAGRMPGHMNVLLAEADVPYEQLFDLEQLAGTFAQTDVALVIGANDVVNPLAREDPTSPIYGMPILDVDKARTVVVIKRSLSPGFAGIPNSLFAAPNTAMLFGDGEDAVRELIGELKATG
- a CDS encoding ABC transporter permease, giving the protein MHDTLTALRIEARWALADTLAMARRNLIRYVRSPELLVFSTINPVMFVLLFTYVFGGAIDVGPANYIDFLLPGILVQTVVFGAVQTGVGLAEDLSSGMVDRYRSLPMARSAVMAGRILADTVRNVFVVLLMIGVGYAIGFRFNANAAAIIAVPIVLVIFGQAFSWISAAIGVTVRETETAQVAGFVWIFPLTFMSSMFVPVHTMPGWLEAFASVNPITVTVDLLRGLSQGGEIMPSLWQAAAWTVGLVVLFSTVAITQYRRLS
- a CDS encoding glucose 1-dehydrogenase, producing the protein MSDLSGRAAVVTGAGTGIGVGIARRLAEHGARVVVSASGSIEGAERLAAELRSQGADVRAVQSDFRQAANAAHVVEHALDAFGQVDILVNNAGRTMVKDFADCDEQDWDDLFNVNIKSMFVTCQAALPGMLERGFGRIINISSVHSQVHAPGYVIYSATKGAINEFTRNLAIDIRRDNITANVIAPGAIHVERYERENVDESNMIRGIPSASVGTPADIAGAAAFLASEDARYVNGAVLFVDGGLTARMSIE
- a CDS encoding NAD(P) transhydrogenase subunit alpha, whose product is MSLRIVVPRELRPREARVALVPDAVAQLVDEGFSVAIEHRAGVRSFADDDAYAASGAAVIADRAALLREADVVLSVRGLGGDDDQSFARDLASAPSGAAVVGLLDPYDHEDRIRSLADHGVLAFALERMPRITRAQSMDVLSSMSTITGYQAALLAARASPRMFPLLMTAAGTLAAARVLVLGAGVAGLQAIATARRLGAVVQAYDVRPDVREQVESLGATFVSFGGEHTGATAGGYAIEQSEAFYAREREMLADALREVDVAITTALVLGRRAPTLITAAAVAGMRPGSVIVDLAAERGGNCELSEPGESVVRHGVSIAAPLDLASTAPVHASQMYARNISTFLRHIASPDGLALDDQDEIFRETLVTPTALVPQEAPVDAAPVAGS